In one Candidatus Poribacteria bacterium genomic region, the following are encoded:
- a CDS encoding glycosyltransferase family 4 protein, which yields MKVAYITAGAAGMYCGTCIHDNTIATVLKKQGHNIALIPTYTPTRTDETNVSLDRVFFGGVNVYLQQKLSIFRHTPWAFDRLLDSPTLLNGLARFSSSTDARDLGQLTVSMLRAEQGHQKKELTKLVKWIAEENRPDIVYLTNSMLVGFTREIKKVLDVPVICGLQGEDIFLQDLIEPYKTEALDLLQERAAEADGFIAPCQYYAQFMADVYLKLSVDKIDVVPLGLNMDGHGLPIEKLEPPPFIIGYLARICPEKGLHILVDAFRRVAETFGADNVQLHVAGYLGKKDEPYLEELVNQIQAWGLSDSFVHYGEVTRTEKIDFLNRLHVFSVPTVYRESKGLSIIEALANGVPVVQPRHGAFPEMLKATGGGVLVEPESAEAVAAGIMELLNDTDQREHFGKTGKINVHQHFNDEVVAEQLLKVFGNYT from the coding sequence ATGAAAGTCGCCTATATTACCGCAGGTGCTGCCGGAATGTACTGCGGAACTTGCATACACGACAACACTATCGCCACAGTTCTGAAGAAACAAGGGCATAACATCGCGCTTATACCTACCTATACCCCTACCCGAACAGATGAGACGAATGTGAGTTTAGACCGAGTTTTTTTCGGCGGCGTTAACGTCTATCTCCAACAGAAGCTTTCGATCTTCAGGCACACGCCATGGGCATTTGACAGACTGCTGGACAGTCCAACGCTGTTGAACGGATTGGCGCGGTTTAGCAGCTCAACCGATGCGCGAGACCTCGGGCAGTTGACTGTATCTATGCTCCGGGCTGAACAAGGGCATCAAAAGAAGGAATTGACGAAATTGGTCAAATGGATCGCTGAGGAGAATAGACCCGATATCGTCTACCTCACCAATTCCATGTTGGTTGGATTCACCAGAGAAATTAAAAAGGTGTTAGATGTTCCAGTTATCTGTGGCCTTCAAGGCGAAGACATCTTCCTGCAAGATCTAATTGAGCCGTATAAAACGGAAGCCTTGGATCTACTCCAGGAGCGTGCTGCTGAAGCGGACGGATTTATCGCACCTTGTCAATACTATGCGCAATTTATGGCGGATGTCTATCTTAAATTGTCTGTTGATAAGATTGACGTGGTTCCACTCGGATTAAACATGGACGGACACGGTCTCCCTATTGAGAAACTCGAACCGCCACCTTTTATTATCGGCTATTTGGCTCGCATTTGTCCTGAAAAAGGATTACATATTTTGGTGGATGCTTTCCGTAGAGTCGCTGAGACATTCGGTGCTGATAACGTTCAACTCCATGTCGCTGGATACCTTGGGAAGAAAGATGAACCCTATCTTGAAGAACTCGTAAACCAAATTCAGGCGTGGGGGTTATCAGACAGTTTTGTGCATTATGGCGAAGTGACGCGCACCGAAAAAATTGATTTCCTCAATCGTCTGCATGTCTTTTCAGTTCCTACCGTTTACCGTGAATCTAAAGGATTATCTATCATAGAGGCACTCGCTAACGGAGTCCCGGTTGTCCAACCCCGGCACGGCGCATTCCCTGAGATGCTTAAGGCAACCGGGGGCGGTGTGCTTGTCGAACCTGAATCGGCTGAAGCAGTGGCAGCCGGCATTATGGAGCTCCTTAACGATACCGATCAACGTGAGCATTTCGGGAAAACCGGAAAAATCAATGTGCATCAGCACTTTAATGATGAAGTCGTAGCGGAACAACTCTTGAAGGTGTTTGGAAACTATACCTAA
- a CDS encoding type II toxin-antitoxin system RelE/ParE family toxin → MQIRPREILHYITSSGSNPYQRWYMRIKDQKTQIAISNRISRLRSGNFGDFKRLNKDLYELRIHYGPGYRVYFGVFQYDIVILLCGGTKGTQRRDIIRAQNYWDDFLEQMRE, encoded by the coding sequence ATGCAAATTCGCCCCAGAGAGATACTCCACTATATTACGTCAAGCGGAAGCAATCCATATCAGCGATGGTACATGCGAATTAAGGATCAAAAGACCCAGATAGCAATCTCAAATAGAATTTCACGATTACGATCAGGAAACTTTGGCGATTTCAAGCGATTGAATAAAGACTTATACGAATTGAGAATCCACTACGGACCTGGGTATCGCGTCTACTTTGGGGTCTTTCAATATGACATTGTGATTTTACTTTGTGGAGGGACCAAAGGAACACAACGACGGGATATTATTAGGGCACAAAACTATTGGGACGACTTCCTGGAGCAAATGAGGGAATAA
- a CDS encoding RNA polymerase sigma factor, with product MSVGEACKPILQSQEVTEVGDAELVVAALAGNTSAFDVLVNRYRRAMLTVAQQIVQNSADAEDVVQDAFLRSFEALPQLTDLNRFGAWLHSITRNRALRYYKNASRYQPEEDMELHLNRVSDTSQADPARIVERELTQEAIRDAIQDLPNDYQEVIQLYYWAEMPQKRIAEFLSIPLTTVKWRLHKAKDLLKTILEKRGYGVDI from the coding sequence ATGTCTGTAGGCGAAGCTTGTAAGCCGATATTACAAAGTCAAGAAGTAACTGAAGTAGGTGATGCCGAGTTGGTCGTCGCGGCACTTGCAGGGAATACATCAGCGTTTGATGTATTGGTGAACCGTTATCGACGCGCGATGTTGACAGTCGCACAGCAGATTGTCCAAAATTCTGCCGATGCAGAAGATGTCGTGCAGGACGCGTTTTTGCGTTCTTTTGAGGCACTCCCACAACTCACCGATCTGAACAGATTTGGGGCATGGCTCCACTCTATTACTCGAAACCGCGCTTTGCGTTACTATAAGAATGCCAGCCGCTACCAACCAGAAGAAGATATGGAACTCCATTTAAATAGAGTATCAGATACATCACAAGCGGATCCAGCGCGCATTGTAGAACGGGAGTTAACGCAAGAGGCTATTAGAGATGCCATACAAGATCTTCCTAACGATTATCAAGAGGTTATTCAACTCTACTATTGGGCAGAGATGCCGCAAAAACGGATCGCTGAATTCTTGTCTATTCCGCTGACGACTGTCAAATGGCGGTTGCACAAAGCGAAGGATCTCCTGAAAACGATCTTGGAAAAACGCGGGTACGGAGTGGATATATAA
- a CDS encoding 4Fe-4S binding protein: MTYVICEPCIEVKDSACVDVCPVDCIHPLPDADEFEDVDQLYIDPEECIDCGVCEPECPVEAIFMEEDVPEEWEEFIDINAEYFE, from the coding sequence ATGACCTATGTGATTTGTGAGCCCTGTATTGAAGTTAAGGACAGCGCGTGCGTTGATGTCTGCCCAGTGGACTGTATTCACCCGCTACCCGATGCTGATGAGTTTGAGGATGTCGATCAGCTTTACATCGACCCGGAAGAGTGCATTGATTGTGGCGTTTGCGAACCCGAATGTCCGGTCGAAGCGATCTTCATGGAAGAAGATGTCCCGGAGGAATGGGAAGAGTTCATAGATATTAATGCTGAATACTTTGAATAA
- a CDS encoding DUF2752 domain-containing protein, protein MFGNRRSELMLVGLLVWLIVSMGVLIVLLLPFIVPHHQLAQFVPECISQVKFQKPCAFCGMTSAFYAISRGDFTEAYHLNPLSLYIYSLFALNTFCAVLTLKYTTRFVKNLGATLPSHNLEINS, encoded by the coding sequence ATGTTCGGCAATAGACGTAGCGAATTAATGTTAGTTGGACTGCTCGTCTGGCTCATAGTGAGTATGGGGGTCCTTATCGTGCTTCTGCTGCCATTTATCGTGCCGCACCACCAGTTAGCGCAATTCGTCCCCGAATGCATATCGCAAGTCAAATTTCAGAAACCGTGTGCTTTCTGCGGAATGACCAGCGCATTCTATGCCATCTCACGCGGAGACTTCACGGAAGCGTATCACTTGAATCCGTTGAGTCTTTATATCTACTCTCTATTTGCACTCAATACGTTCTGTGCAGTCCTCACTTTAAAATACACAACACGTTTTGTTAAAAATCTGGGAGCGACGCTTCCCAGTCATAACTTGGAGATTAATTCATGA
- a CDS encoding bifunctional (p)ppGpp synthetase/guanosine-3',5'-bis(diphosphate) 3'-pyrophosphohydrolase, protein MSLKSLITQIQAYNPDAEVELLERCYRFAQDAHKGQRRKSGEPYFTHCVKTAEILAELRLDTHTICAGLMHDVLEDTGITRQEMQVRFGANIANLVEGVTKIGQYHLNVSLLPAPVATTTVEDRVHRQRQAETYRKLLLAMAEDMRVILIKLADRLHNMETLKFLSSEKCQRVAKETLEIYAPIAHRFGIWRIMSRLEDLAFKHLYPGEYRKIAELLNQKLDEREAYCEKMVKQIRQELENRSIFADVHGRTKHIYSIYQKIQQKGTPFSEIRDLVGLRILVKTNVDCYTTLAALHHKWSYHPDRLRDWIGQPKKNGYQSIHTTILDDGKPVEVQIRTYQMHKVAEDGIAAHWSYKEGVPRSEQGRSIFASYKQILDDIQEIQDSPHQFVESMKLELFQDEVYVFSPKGDLFTLPAGATVIDFAYKIHTDVGHTCVGAEVNGSVAPIRRVLENGDQVKIRTQANGKPSRSWLPYVKTATARGKIKHWFREKDRADALELGKKFLDAELRAASLTSRDYLNSPKLLDIAKQLKLKNLDELFVRIGNGNESATQVVNLLKPETPKPEAAKESIRARKTASAPAIQLENDIDLGMMRIMKCCNPIPGDQVVGYLTRGRGVSVHRAGCIRVLDEPERLLSVTWLEKSPADNGNHPPDIYPVKIFVECSDRPGMLGEITTAIAKYKVNIRSGNFQPSIERLEATASDYFTIDVTGAGQLEEVMQAIRRLKGVQRVTRKF, encoded by the coding sequence ATGAGTCTCAAGTCCCTAATAACCCAGATTCAAGCATATAATCCGGATGCAGAAGTTGAACTGCTGGAGCGATGCTATCGCTTCGCACAAGATGCCCATAAAGGACAACGTCGGAAATCTGGTGAACCGTACTTCACGCATTGCGTCAAAACTGCTGAAATACTTGCCGAACTCCGGCTCGATACGCACACAATCTGTGCAGGACTCATGCACGATGTCCTTGAAGATACCGGTATCACACGTCAAGAGATGCAGGTAAGGTTTGGTGCGAATATCGCGAATCTTGTTGAGGGTGTCACAAAGATAGGTCAATATCATCTCAATGTCTCTCTTCTGCCTGCCCCTGTTGCTACAACCACGGTTGAGGACCGCGTCCATCGGCAGCGCCAAGCAGAAACCTACCGCAAACTTCTTTTAGCGATGGCGGAAGACATGCGGGTCATTCTTATTAAACTCGCAGATCGACTCCACAACATGGAGACGTTGAAATTCCTTTCGAGCGAGAAATGCCAACGGGTCGCAAAAGAGACATTGGAAATTTACGCACCGATCGCACACCGATTCGGCATCTGGCGTATCATGAGTCGTCTTGAAGATTTAGCGTTCAAGCATCTCTATCCTGGAGAATATCGGAAAATTGCTGAACTCTTGAATCAAAAACTTGACGAGCGAGAGGCGTATTGTGAGAAAATGGTAAAGCAGATTCGACAGGAACTTGAGAACCGCAGCATTTTTGCCGATGTCCACGGCAGGACAAAGCACATCTACAGCATCTACCAGAAAATACAACAGAAAGGGACACCCTTCAGCGAAATCCGAGACCTCGTTGGACTCCGGATCCTCGTCAAAACCAACGTTGACTGCTATACCACACTCGCTGCACTCCATCACAAATGGAGTTATCATCCAGACCGACTTCGCGATTGGATCGGACAGCCTAAGAAAAACGGCTATCAATCCATCCATACCACGATTCTTGATGACGGTAAACCGGTAGAGGTCCAGATTCGCACATATCAGATGCATAAGGTCGCTGAAGACGGTATCGCTGCGCATTGGAGTTATAAGGAAGGGGTTCCCAGAAGTGAGCAGGGACGTTCGATTTTCGCCAGTTATAAGCAGATACTTGACGATATACAGGAAATCCAAGACAGCCCACATCAGTTCGTGGAGTCAATGAAACTTGAACTCTTCCAAGATGAAGTATACGTCTTTTCTCCGAAAGGTGATTTGTTTACCTTACCCGCGGGGGCTACTGTCATCGATTTTGCCTATAAAATTCATACGGATGTCGGGCATACATGTGTGGGGGCAGAGGTAAATGGGAGTGTTGCCCCCATTCGACGCGTGCTTGAGAATGGAGACCAAGTTAAAATTCGGACACAGGCAAATGGGAAACCGAGCCGGAGTTGGTTACCTTACGTCAAAACCGCTACAGCCCGTGGGAAAATTAAACACTGGTTTCGTGAAAAGGATAGGGCTGACGCACTGGAATTAGGCAAAAAATTTCTCGACGCTGAACTGCGTGCTGCCTCTCTTACCTCGCGTGACTATCTCAATTCTCCGAAGTTATTGGATATCGCGAAGCAACTCAAACTCAAGAACCTTGATGAACTTTTCGTCCGAATCGGCAACGGCAATGAGTCGGCAACTCAGGTTGTTAATTTGTTAAAACCTGAGACCCCGAAACCTGAGGCTGCGAAAGAGAGTATCCGAGCGCGAAAAACCGCATCAGCCCCAGCCATACAACTCGAAAATGACATTGATTTGGGCATGATGCGGATCATGAAATGCTGTAATCCGATACCAGGGGATCAGGTCGTCGGCTACCTAACTCGCGGACGCGGTGTTTCTGTCCATAGAGCAGGGTGTATCCGTGTCCTTGATGAACCCGAACGACTTTTATCTGTGACCTGGCTCGAAAAGTCTCCCGCCGACAATGGAAACCATCCTCCTGACATCTATCCTGTAAAAATCTTTGTGGAGTGCAGTGACCGTCCCGGGATGCTCGGTGAAATCACAACTGCTATCGCAAAGTACAAGGTAAACATCCGATCTGGGAATTTCCAACCCTCCATAGAACGTCTTGAGGCAACAGCTTCTGACTATTTCACAATCGACGTTACAGGGGCTGGACAACTCGAAGAAGTCATGCAGGCGATTCGTCGTTTAAAGGGTGTACAGCGTGTCACCCGTAAGTTCTAA
- the rpmB gene encoding 50S ribosomal protein L28: protein MSRICTVCGKRPITGNQISKSVRHTKRRWMPNLQRVRVQTEEGTKRIRVCAKCIRSGKITKVISKMPAA from the coding sequence ATGTCACGCATCTGTACGGTCTGCGGTAAACGTCCCATAACAGGCAACCAGATTAGTAAATCCGTCCGGCACACAAAACGCCGTTGGATGCCAAATCTACAACGGGTTCGGGTTCAAACCGAGGAAGGCACGAAGCGAATCCGTGTCTGCGCCAAATGTATACGGAGCGGGAAAATTACCAAAGTTATATCGAAAATGCCAGCGGCTTAA
- the recJ gene encoding single-stranded-DNA-specific exonuclease RecJ, whose translation MKKPSRKVWRFLNSNFDSSVKLASELGISIFTARLLANRGIKDAAEARTYLYPSFDELHDPLEFADMGKAVDRINKAMARGEKICIYGDYDADGTTATALLLNTFRRLGAPADYYIPNRFGDGYGLSEDTVKKIRREKNTKLLITVDCGINAVKAVALANQLGMDVIVTDHHQPEGEQPPAYAVISAKVPGNTYPYTELAGVGLAFKLAQGLVNDRSFLESQLDLVALGTVVDMAPLTGENRILSRLGLAELNKRERPGIHALCEAAGHKLDQPLDGYSLSFKLGPRINAAGRMDTADKAVELLTTDSDDVAARIAPLLNKANQERQELEREIQEQAVEIIETEIADNTIGIVVASDRWRGKAQGVVGIVASRLLQTYYKPAIVLAIDGDEATGSGRCIEGMNLADALVDCTELLVKHGGHAAAAGLTIKTENIPQFRVAFNEVASNCLTAAELQPKLDLEFETHLPLLTLETLKEFEQFEPFGQNNPKFLFGARRLNISDGPSLMGPEKNHLRMTLTDGKIGRRAIAWRAGEKRVDFIGSNLSLDIAFSPQINEWQGRRSVQLTLEDWQVRRESRGMKWDVFPKRDEPSPVKLVDKRNGNKKEYLLNLLAREESCIIYVQDEEMLDLLLTKLLPESIEGIARHDATTSMVETAELLKQLHSGELRAIASSSTFSHYEAFPYVPHFVFCHLTPNSDAFFKRCRPAFVSDSTSYLHLIYNDTDATHIHNWIAQKYPTKEVLRHLYADMRKAIQSNGVVGYPEAEMLNGKLGGALTVQTGLTIFEELRYITRHGEPGQRLVKLLPAEKNDLSFSGTYLEGEWIKQTCPAFIEFQLKANIESMWEIIEDESQVPNNPDSSI comes from the coding sequence ATGAAAAAACCCTCCCGCAAAGTGTGGCGGTTCCTAAATTCAAATTTTGATAGTAGTGTAAAATTAGCGTCGGAATTGGGGATTTCTATCTTCACTGCGCGACTGCTTGCCAATCGCGGGATAAAGGATGCTGCCGAGGCGCGAACGTATCTCTATCCGTCTTTTGATGAATTACACGACCCTCTTGAATTTGCTGATATGGGTAAAGCCGTTGACCGAATAAATAAGGCGATGGCGCGGGGTGAAAAAATCTGTATCTATGGGGATTACGACGCTGACGGTACAACCGCAACGGCACTATTACTCAACACGTTTCGCCGGTTGGGTGCTCCTGCCGATTACTATATTCCGAATCGGTTCGGAGACGGTTATGGACTGAGTGAAGATACCGTGAAAAAAATCCGCCGCGAAAAGAACACCAAACTGCTGATTACTGTGGATTGCGGTATCAATGCTGTTAAGGCGGTCGCGTTAGCCAATCAACTCGGTATGGACGTTATTGTCACTGACCACCATCAACCAGAGGGAGAGCAGCCACCCGCATACGCCGTAATTTCGGCGAAGGTGCCGGGAAATACATACCCTTACACCGAACTTGCAGGGGTCGGGTTAGCCTTCAAATTGGCGCAAGGGTTAGTAAACGATAGATCATTTCTTGAGTCCCAACTGGATTTGGTCGCCTTAGGGACAGTTGTGGATATGGCACCCCTCACTGGGGAGAATCGAATTTTGAGCCGTTTGGGGTTAGCCGAGCTTAACAAGCGCGAACGTCCGGGAATTCACGCGTTATGCGAAGCCGCAGGACACAAACTCGACCAACCGCTTGATGGATATAGCCTCTCTTTTAAATTGGGGCCCCGTATCAATGCCGCTGGGCGGATGGACACTGCGGATAAAGCGGTTGAGCTGCTCACCACCGATTCCGATGACGTTGCGGCTCGGATTGCACCGCTACTCAATAAGGCAAATCAGGAGCGGCAGGAATTAGAACGCGAGATTCAAGAGCAGGCTGTTGAGATAATTGAAACCGAAATAGCGGATAACACCATCGGGATTGTTGTTGCCAGCGACAGGTGGCGAGGAAAAGCACAAGGTGTTGTCGGGATTGTCGCTTCTCGCCTGCTTCAAACCTATTACAAACCCGCGATTGTGCTTGCTATTGACGGTGATGAAGCGACTGGATCCGGACGTTGTATAGAAGGAATGAACCTCGCCGATGCACTCGTTGATTGCACGGAATTGCTCGTGAAACACGGTGGACACGCAGCGGCAGCCGGGCTGACAATCAAAACTGAGAATATCCCGCAATTCAGAGTCGCTTTCAACGAAGTCGCTTCTAATTGTCTAACGGCAGCGGAACTACAACCGAAACTTGACCTTGAGTTTGAAACACATCTGCCACTTCTAACGTTAGAAACACTAAAGGAATTTGAGCAATTTGAACCCTTTGGACAAAACAATCCTAAGTTCCTTTTTGGAGCACGCCGCCTCAATATTAGTGACGGCCCTTCCCTGATGGGACCGGAGAAAAATCATCTACGTATGACGCTAACAGATGGAAAGATCGGACGGCGGGCTATCGCATGGCGCGCAGGAGAAAAACGCGTCGACTTCATAGGTTCCAACCTATCCCTCGATATCGCCTTCTCTCCACAAATCAACGAATGGCAGGGCAGGCGATCTGTCCAACTCACCCTTGAGGATTGGCAGGTTCGCCGCGAAAGTAGGGGGATGAAATGGGACGTGTTTCCAAAACGCGACGAGCCCTCTCCTGTGAAGCTCGTTGACAAACGGAACGGAAATAAAAAAGAATACCTTTTAAACTTGCTCGCCAGGGAAGAGTCCTGTATAATTTATGTACAGGACGAGGAGATGTTGGATCTTCTCCTCACCAAACTTTTACCCGAGAGTATTGAAGGCATCGCGCGGCACGATGCAACAACCTCGATGGTTGAAACGGCTGAGTTATTGAAGCAGCTCCATAGTGGTGAACTCCGAGCAATCGCTTCAAGTAGCACTTTTTCGCACTATGAAGCGTTTCCGTATGTTCCACACTTTGTCTTCTGCCACCTAACACCGAATTCCGATGCATTTTTCAAACGGTGTAGACCTGCTTTCGTCTCTGACAGCACCTCCTATCTGCATCTTATCTATAACGACACGGATGCAACGCATATACACAATTGGATTGCTCAAAAATATCCGACAAAAGAGGTTTTACGTCACTTATACGCCGATATGCGAAAGGCTATCCAATCCAACGGTGTCGTCGGCTATCCCGAAGCAGAAATGCTTAATGGTAAACTCGGTGGAGCCCTGACTGTTCAAACTGGACTCACGATCTTTGAAGAATTGCGGTACATTACACGACATGGTGAACCGGGGCAGAGGCTTGTCAAACTCCTTCCTGCCGAGAAAAATGATTTATCCTTTTCTGGTACATATCTTGAGGGGGAATGGATTAAACAGACATGCCCCGCTTTTATTGAATTTCAACTGAAGGCAAATATTGAATCTATGTGGGAGATTATAGAAGATGAGTCTCAAGTCCCTAATAACCCAGATTCAAGCATATAA
- a CDS encoding Uma2 family endonuclease, with translation MATPAAQTHLTPEEYIAFERKFLPDSEIVRHEYMDGDIIPMSGSNRAHNLITGNVAGELHTCLKGTECFVFINEMRIGIPEAKSYFYPNVGVVCEEPRFEDDLFDTLLNPIVVVEVLSPSTEAYDRGDKFAHYRQLPSLQEYILVAQDRVLVEHYRRQERQWVLTDFQTLDEILPLPSIQCELPLQEIYERVTFPD, from the coding sequence ATGGCGACCCCTGCAGCACAAACCCACCTCACACCGGAAGAATACATCGCGTTTGAACGCAAATTCCTGCCCGATTCAGAGATAGTTAGACATGAGTATATGGACGGAGATATTATCCCAATGTCGGGTTCTAACCGGGCACATAATCTTATCACAGGCAATGTCGCTGGTGAACTCCATACCTGTTTGAAAGGCACTGAATGCTTTGTTTTCATCAACGAAATGCGTATCGGCATTCCCGAAGCCAAATCCTATTTCTATCCAAATGTCGGTGTTGTCTGTGAAGAACCTCGTTTTGAAGATGACCTTTTCGACACGCTTCTGAACCCGATTGTTGTTGTAGAGGTGCTTTCCCCATCAACCGAAGCGTACGACAGAGGTGACAAATTCGCACACTATCGTCAACTCCCATCGTTGCAGGAGTACATCCTTGTTGCCCAAGACCGAGTCCTTGTTGAACATTACCGTCGTCAAGAGAGACAGTGGGTTCTCACCGATTTCCAAACCCTCGATGAAATTCTGCCCCTCCCTTCTATCCAATGCGAATTGCCTTTGCAGGAAATTTACGAGCGCGTCACATTTCCTGATTAG
- a CDS encoding transcriptional regulator, whose product MNINVKLQQCTTPFKDYLLKDLAQPEFAKGYLEAALQDFDKDGNIEMLLLSMKDIAEAQGGIEELVAWTNLSPQALTYLLNTEHPPQLDKVLDILSTLKDAHHSKHAVMEKHNESQGS is encoded by the coding sequence ATGAATATAAATGTTAAACTTCAACAATGCACAACCCCTTTTAAAGACTATCTTCTTAAAGACCTTGCACAACCAGAATTTGCAAAAGGTTATCTTGAAGCTGCACTCCAAGATTTTGATAAAGATGGCAACATTGAGATGCTCTTACTCTCCATGAAAGATATTGCAGAAGCGCAGGGCGGAATTGAAGAACTTGTCGCGTGGACAAATCTCAGTCCACAGGCTCTCACCTATCTCCTTAATACCGAGCACCCACCCCAATTGGATAAAGTGCTGGATATTCTCTCCACGTTAAAAGATGCCCACCACTCAAAACATGCCGTCATGGAGAAGCACAATGAAAGTCAAGGCAGTTAG